A window of Cellulomonas fimi contains these coding sequences:
- a CDS encoding GNAT family N-acetyltransferase — translation MPVRPATPDDVDALAALAALTFPLACPPGSTPADQQEFIGRVLSPERFTEYVVDRGRAVLVADDDGTLTGYTMLVDGDPTDEDVRAALTVRPTIELSKCYVHPDHHGAGIAHALMAASLDEGRRRGAAGMWLGVNQQNGRARAFYERSGFAVVGTKHFTVGSRVEDDFVLERAL, via the coding sequence ATGCCCGTCCGCCCCGCCACGCCCGACGACGTCGACGCGCTCGCCGCGCTCGCGGCGCTGACCTTCCCGCTCGCGTGCCCGCCCGGGTCGACGCCCGCGGACCAGCAGGAGTTCATCGGGCGGGTGCTCTCGCCGGAGCGGTTCACGGAGTACGTGGTGGACCGCGGGCGCGCGGTGCTCGTCGCGGACGACGACGGCACGCTGACCGGGTACACGATGCTCGTCGACGGCGACCCGACCGACGAGGACGTGCGCGCGGCGCTCACGGTGCGCCCGACGATCGAGCTGTCGAAGTGCTACGTGCACCCCGACCACCACGGCGCCGGGATCGCGCACGCGCTCATGGCGGCGTCGCTCGACGAGGGCCGCCGGCGCGGGGCGGCGGGCATGTGGCTCGGCGTCAACCAGCAGAACGGCCGGGCGCGCGCGTTCTACGAGCGGTCGGGGTTCGCGGTCGTCGGGACCAAGCACTTCACGGTGGGCTCGCGGGTCGAGGACGACTTCGTGCTGGAGCGCGCGCTCTGA
- a CDS encoding HAD family hydrolase encodes MRPVRDPSPAARAIAEAGVAGAPADVPVAAAEPGSTEVRAGAFFDVDNTIIRGASAFHLAVGLYRRGFFRKRDIVRFGVHQARYLAFGENKQQIDEVRSRALEIMRGHSVAEVTAIAEDVYDEVLCLRIYPGTQRLLDDHIAAGHEVWLVTATPVEIGEVIARRLGVTGALGTVAEHDDGFYTGRLVGDLLHGQAKADAVRALAERDHIDLSASYAYGDSTNDVAILSEVGHPCAINPDRRLRRHAASVGWPVREFRSSRGRTARRSINAASLAGLAWAVGLVVRAVRRSLRGS; translated from the coding sequence GTGCGTCCGGTCCGCGATCCCTCCCCCGCCGCGCGCGCGATCGCGGAGGCCGGTGTCGCCGGCGCTCCGGCGGACGTCCCGGTCGCCGCCGCCGAGCCGGGGTCGACCGAGGTCCGCGCGGGCGCGTTCTTCGACGTCGACAACACGATCATCCGCGGCGCGTCCGCGTTCCACCTCGCGGTCGGCCTGTACCGGCGGGGGTTCTTCCGCAAGCGCGACATCGTGCGGTTCGGCGTGCACCAGGCGCGGTACCTGGCGTTCGGCGAGAACAAGCAGCAGATCGACGAGGTGCGCTCACGCGCGCTCGAGATCATGCGCGGGCACTCGGTCGCCGAGGTCACCGCGATCGCCGAGGACGTCTACGACGAGGTCCTCTGCCTGCGCATCTACCCCGGCACGCAGCGGCTGCTCGACGACCACATCGCCGCCGGGCACGAGGTGTGGCTCGTCACCGCCACGCCCGTCGAGATCGGCGAGGTCATCGCGCGACGGCTCGGCGTGACCGGGGCGCTCGGGACCGTCGCGGAGCACGACGACGGGTTCTACACCGGGCGGCTCGTCGGCGACCTGCTGCACGGGCAGGCGAAGGCCGACGCGGTCCGGGCGCTCGCCGAGCGGGACCACATCGACCTGTCAGCCTCCTACGCGTACGGCGACTCGACGAACGACGTCGCGATCCTGTCCGAGGTCGGCCACCCGTGCGCGATCAACCCGGACCGCCGCCTGCGCCGGCACGCCGCGTCGGTCGGCTGGCCCGTGCGCGAGTTCCGCAGCAGCCGCGGCCGGACCGCGCGCCGCAGCATCAACGCCGCCAGCCTCGCCGGGCTGGCCTGGGCCGTGGGCCTCGTCGTCCGCGCCGTGCGCCGCTCCCTGCGCGGCTCCTGA
- a CDS encoding glutaredoxin family protein: MGDARVVLFGRAGCHLCEDARAVVADVCGRTGDTWVEVDVDDPQGAGEGRDLVGELGELVPVVQVDGVTQGYWRIDARHLERALSRPRATP, from the coding sequence GTGGGAGACGCGAGGGTCGTGCTGTTCGGGCGGGCGGGGTGCCATCTGTGCGAGGACGCGCGCGCGGTGGTCGCGGACGTGTGCGGCCGGACGGGCGACACGTGGGTCGAGGTCGACGTCGACGACCCGCAGGGCGCGGGCGAGGGCCGTGACCTGGTCGGCGAGCTCGGCGAGCTGGTGCCGGTCGTCCAGGTCGACGGCGTGACGCAGGGGTACTGGCGGATCGACGCGCGACACCTCGAGCGGGCCCTTTCCCGCCCCCGCGCCACGCCCTAA
- a CDS encoding redox-sensing transcriptional repressor Rex, with amino-acid sequence MDTHGTTPRARGAATEPTAPGAGRARTVPPATVARLPGYLRALHALAAEGAVLTSSDELAARAGVGSAQLRKDLSFLGSYGRRGVGYDVAHLSEQVEVVLGLTTQRRVVIVGVGNLGHALANYSGFAERGFAVVGLVDADPAVVGTTVAGLVVQPFDDLHALVRANGVSIGVIATPAAGAQAVCDALVEAGVVGILTFAPRALHVPAHVDVRAVDVASELQILAFHDHRRTGTWEA; translated from the coding sequence GTGGACACGCACGGCACGACGCCCCGGGCGCGCGGTGCGGCGACGGAGCCGACGGCGCCCGGTGCGGGGCGCGCACGCACGGTGCCGCCGGCGACGGTGGCGCGACTGCCGGGGTACCTGCGCGCGCTGCACGCGCTCGCGGCCGAGGGGGCGGTGCTGACGTCGTCGGACGAGCTCGCGGCGCGCGCGGGCGTGGGGTCGGCGCAGCTGCGCAAGGACCTGTCGTTCCTGGGCTCGTACGGGCGGCGCGGCGTGGGGTACGACGTGGCGCACCTGTCGGAGCAGGTCGAGGTGGTGCTGGGTCTGACGACGCAGCGTCGCGTCGTGATCGTGGGCGTCGGCAACCTGGGGCACGCGCTCGCGAACTACTCGGGGTTCGCGGAGCGGGGGTTCGCGGTCGTGGGGCTCGTGGACGCGGACCCGGCCGTCGTGGGGACGACGGTGGCGGGGCTCGTGGTGCAGCCGTTCGACGACCTGCACGCGCTGGTCCGGGCGAACGGGGTGTCGATCGGGGTGATCGCGACGCCGGCCGCGGGCGCGCAGGCGGTGTGCGACGCGCTCGTCGAGGCCGGCGTGGTGGGGATCCTGACGTTCGCGCCGCGGGCGCTGCACGTGCCGGCCCACGTCGACGTCCGCGCGGTGGACGTGGCCTCCGAGCTGCAGATCCTCGCGTTCCACGACCACCGCCGCACGGGGACCTGGGAGGCGTGA
- a CDS encoding YceI family protein: MTATATTALPAGLTTGTWAVDASHTEASFTVRHAGISKVRGSVAVSEGTITVGETLADTSVSVTLDPATVSTGDANRDGHLKSGDFFDVEKFGQWTFVSTEIRGAGSDYVIVGDLTIHGVTQSVELATEFNGTAVDPFGNTRAGFEATVTISRKDFGLTWNAALEAGGVLVADKVVIALDVSAIRQG, translated from the coding sequence ATGACCGCCACCGCCACCACCGCCCTTCCCGCCGGCCTCACCACGGGCACCTGGGCGGTCGACGCCTCCCACACCGAGGCCTCCTTCACGGTCCGTCACGCCGGCATCTCCAAGGTCCGCGGCTCGGTCGCCGTCTCCGAGGGCACCATCACCGTCGGCGAGACCCTCGCGGACACCTCGGTCTCCGTCACGCTCGACCCCGCCACCGTCTCCACGGGCGACGCGAACCGCGACGGCCACCTCAAGTCGGGCGACTTCTTCGACGTCGAGAAGTTCGGCCAGTGGACCTTCGTCTCGACCGAGATCCGCGGCGCTGGCAGCGACTACGTCATCGTCGGCGACCTCACCATCCACGGCGTGACGCAGTCCGTCGAGCTCGCCACCGAGTTCAACGGCACCGCGGTCGACCCGTTCGGCAACACGCGCGCCGGGTTCGAGGCCACCGTCACGATCTCGCGCAAGGACTTCGGCCTCACCTGGAACGCGGCCCTCGAGGCCGGCGGCGTCCTGGTCGCCGACAAGGTCGTCATCGCGCTCGACGTCTCGGCCATCCGCCAGGGCTGA
- a CDS encoding MarR family winged helix-turn-helix transcriptional regulator, giving the protein MSTTEPAPRSGWLTAEQQVHWRSFRSGVARLTAVLEHELEARTGLSTHEYEVLVRLSEQPGRTMRMSELADGVVHSRSRLTHTIRRMEDAGLVRRAPCAEDARGVNATMTEAGWQRLVNAAPEHVQSVRDHLVDVLTPEQFAALGDAMQVVADRIVGGGCDDDPGVPCHVA; this is encoded by the coding sequence ATGAGCACCACCGAGCCCGCGCCGCGCAGCGGCTGGCTCACCGCCGAGCAGCAGGTCCACTGGCGGTCCTTCCGGTCCGGCGTCGCCCGCCTGACCGCCGTCCTCGAGCACGAGCTCGAGGCGCGCACCGGCCTGTCCACGCACGAGTACGAGGTGCTCGTCCGCCTGTCCGAGCAGCCCGGCCGCACCATGCGCATGTCCGAGCTGGCCGACGGCGTCGTGCACTCGCGCAGCCGCCTCACGCACACGATCCGCCGCATGGAGGACGCCGGCCTCGTCCGCCGCGCCCCCTGCGCCGAGGACGCGCGCGGCGTCAACGCGACCATGACCGAGGCCGGCTGGCAGCGGCTCGTGAACGCGGCGCCCGAGCACGTGCAGTCCGTGCGCGACCACCTCGTCGACGTCCTCACGCCCGAGCAGTTCGCCGCCCTCGGCGACGCGATGCAGGTCGTCGCGGACCGCATCGTCGGGGGCGGGTGCGACGACGACCCGGGTGTCCCGTGTCACGTCGCCTGA
- a CDS encoding histidine phosphatase family protein produces MVATTVHLLRHGEVHNPEGVLYGRLPGYHLSERGHAMARAVADALAGEPATAGGPARPRHDVVTVIASPLQRAQETAAPIAAAFGVEVGVDERLIEAANHFQGKTFGVGDGSLRHPEHWPYLRNPFKPSWGEPYQEQVDRMLAAVADARRQARGHEAVLVSHQLPVWVTRLALENRRLWHDPRRRQCSLASLTTLRYEDDRLVGVGYSEPAAALLPGASQVAGA; encoded by the coding sequence ATGGTCGCCACCACCGTCCACCTGCTGCGCCACGGCGAGGTGCACAACCCCGAGGGCGTGCTGTACGGGCGCCTGCCGGGCTACCACCTCTCCGAGCGCGGGCACGCGATGGCGCGCGCCGTCGCCGACGCCCTCGCCGGTGAGCCCGCGACGGCGGGCGGACCGGCCCGGCCGCGGCACGACGTCGTCACCGTGATCGCGTCCCCGCTGCAGCGCGCGCAGGAGACGGCCGCGCCGATCGCCGCCGCCTTCGGGGTGGAGGTCGGCGTCGACGAGCGGCTCATCGAGGCCGCCAACCACTTCCAGGGCAAGACCTTCGGCGTCGGCGACGGGTCGCTCCGTCACCCCGAGCACTGGCCCTACCTGCGCAACCCGTTCAAGCCGTCGTGGGGCGAGCCGTACCAGGAGCAGGTCGACCGCATGCTCGCGGCCGTCGCCGACGCGCGCCGCCAGGCCCGCGGTCACGAGGCCGTGCTCGTCAGCCACCAGCTGCCCGTGTGGGTCACACGCCTCGCGCTCGAGAACCGCCGGCTGTGGCACGACCCGCGTCGCCGCCAGTGCAGCCTCGCCTCGCTGACCACCCTGCGCTACGAGGACGACCGCCTCGTCGGCGTCGGGTACTCCGAGCCCGCCGCCGCGCTGCTGCCCGGTGCGTCGCAGGTGGCGGGCGCATGA
- a CDS encoding TlpA family protein disulfide reductase has protein sequence MTVRRHPRPARRARAFARTAAAVAVVAALAAGCTSQPDDDTPADVVDQGYQSGDGSATTWPAADRKGPVEIAGTAYDGSAQAVADWRGDVVVLNTWYANCPPCRAEAPDLVELANDYADDGVRVLGINGTDAAGAAEAFQRQFDVPYPSIEDTDGTAIAALQGVVPVNAVPTTILLDRDGKVAARILGLAEASTLRTLVDDLLAEQPEGAAP, from the coding sequence ATGACCGTGCGCCGACACCCGCGTCCCGCCCGTCGGGCCCGCGCGTTCGCGCGCACCGCGGCCGCGGTGGCCGTCGTCGCCGCGCTCGCCGCCGGCTGCACGTCGCAGCCCGACGACGACACCCCCGCCGACGTCGTCGACCAGGGCTACCAGTCCGGCGACGGCAGCGCGACGACGTGGCCCGCCGCGGACCGCAAGGGCCCGGTCGAGATCGCGGGCACCGCCTACGACGGCAGCGCGCAGGCGGTCGCGGACTGGCGCGGCGACGTCGTCGTCCTCAACACCTGGTACGCCAACTGCCCGCCGTGCCGCGCCGAGGCGCCCGACCTCGTCGAGCTCGCGAACGACTACGCCGACGACGGCGTGCGCGTGCTCGGCATCAACGGGACGGACGCCGCGGGCGCCGCGGAGGCGTTCCAGCGCCAGTTCGACGTGCCCTACCCGAGCATCGAGGACACGGACGGCACGGCGATCGCCGCGCTGCAGGGCGTCGTCCCGGTGAACGCCGTCCCGACGACGATCCTGCTCGACCGCGACGGCAAGGTCGCCGCACGCATCCTCGGCCTGGCCGAGGCGTCGACGCTGCGCACGCTCGTCGACGACCTCCTCGCCGAGCAGCCGGAGGGCGCCGCGCCGTGA
- a CDS encoding cytochrome c biogenesis CcdA family protein, with protein sequence MTAAVVPALAAGVPVPADVGDVFGQAVVSGSLLLAVPVALLAGLVSFASPCVLPLVPGYLGFLGGMSGAGASRSGRADATAAVAGTGTTTAATEAGTDAGGTARTATTTAARVAPARSRVLLGVGLFVAGFTAVFVAYGALAGSLGGLLLRWQDPVTRVLGLVVIVMGMGFLGLIPFLQNERRLHLAPRAGLWGAPLLGVTFGLGWTPCIGPTLAAILTLSLDGGSAGRGALLAVAFCVGLGLPFLLVALGLESSSRMVGFLRRHRLAIMRVGGAMLVVLGLALVTGVWGTWASWLQGVLTGYDPFVPVV encoded by the coding sequence GTGACCGCCGCCGTCGTCCCCGCCCTCGCCGCCGGCGTGCCCGTCCCGGCGGACGTCGGCGACGTCTTCGGCCAGGCGGTCGTGTCGGGCTCGCTGCTGCTCGCGGTGCCGGTCGCGCTGCTCGCAGGGCTCGTGTCCTTCGCGTCGCCCTGCGTCCTGCCGCTCGTCCCGGGCTACCTCGGCTTCCTCGGCGGCATGTCCGGCGCCGGGGCGTCGCGCTCGGGCCGGGCGGACGCGACGGCGGCGGTCGCCGGCACGGGCACGACGACCGCGGCCACCGAGGCGGGCACCGACGCCGGCGGGACCGCCCGCACGGCCACGACGACCGCGGCGCGCGTCGCCCCCGCCCGCTCGCGCGTGCTGCTCGGCGTCGGCCTGTTCGTCGCCGGGTTCACCGCCGTCTTCGTGGCGTACGGCGCGCTCGCGGGCTCGCTCGGCGGCCTGCTGCTGCGCTGGCAGGACCCGGTGACGCGCGTGCTCGGTCTGGTCGTCATCGTGATGGGCATGGGGTTCCTGGGCCTCATCCCGTTCCTGCAGAACGAGCGCCGCCTCCACCTCGCCCCGCGCGCGGGGCTGTGGGGCGCCCCGCTGCTGGGCGTGACGTTCGGCCTCGGGTGGACCCCCTGCATCGGCCCGACGCTCGCCGCGATCCTCACGCTGTCCCTCGACGGCGGCTCGGCCGGACGCGGTGCGCTGCTCGCGGTCGCGTTCTGCGTCGGCCTCGGGCTGCCGTTCCTGCTGGTCGCGCTCGGGCTCGAGAGCAGCAGCCGCATGGTCGGCTTCCTGCGTCGGCACCGGCTCGCGATCATGCGCGTCGGCGGCGCGATGCTCGTCGTCCTCGGCCTCGCGCTCGTCACGGGCGTGTGGGGCACGTGGGCGTCCTGGCTGCAGGGCGTCCTCACCGGCTACGACCCCTTCGTCCCGGTGGTGTGA
- the resB gene encoding cytochrome c biogenesis protein ResB: MTTYRPEGLDDAFTQPTDATEPAADATAGPVQLPTLGFTGWVRWAWRQLTSMRVALLLLMLLAVAAVPGTLFPQRAQDPAKVAQYLLDHPTTGPWLDRLGFFGVYSSVWFSAIYLLLFVSLVGCILPRTTVHLAGVRGRPPRTPRRLGRFPAQGGGTTDDDARTVAERAAATMRRGWSWLPFVPTYRVDVHDEGGGTWSAAGERGYLRETGNLVFHLALVGLLVSVATGQLLHYRGQAIVVQGRGFANAQVDYDTFENGTGFDPSTLVPFTLRLDEFDARFDPETLQSRDFTAHVTLTEPGEEPQERTIKVNHPLTAGGAKVYLQGNGYAPELTVRDAAGEVAFAGAVPFLPQDEVYTSRGVVKVPDVSGDQEQVGIVGYLLPTASQVSDTLYRSTDPQPGDPLLVLSVWSGNLGLDTGVPQNVYELDESRMEQAVDADGSAVTLYVRPGETVELPDGLGTLTFDGLPRFVALDLRHDPALAFVLVFSLLAFAGLAASLFAPRRRVWVRATPGAGDDAGRTVVTAAGLARGDDVGLQPELDRLLAATLPPVPTRPQAPDAPAPAGPGAVPPSPSAPTVPRGSAT, encoded by the coding sequence GTGACGACCTACCGCCCCGAGGGCCTCGACGACGCGTTCACGCAGCCGACCGACGCGACGGAACCGGCCGCCGACGCGACCGCCGGCCCCGTCCAGCTGCCGACGCTCGGCTTCACCGGCTGGGTCCGCTGGGCGTGGCGCCAGCTCACGAGCATGCGCGTCGCGCTGCTGCTGCTCATGCTGCTCGCCGTCGCCGCGGTGCCCGGCACGCTGTTCCCGCAGCGCGCGCAGGACCCGGCGAAGGTCGCGCAGTACCTGCTCGACCACCCGACGACGGGCCCGTGGCTCGACCGGCTCGGCTTCTTCGGCGTGTACTCGTCGGTCTGGTTCTCGGCGATCTACCTGCTGCTGTTCGTGTCGCTCGTCGGCTGCATCCTGCCGCGCACCACGGTGCACCTCGCGGGGGTCCGCGGCCGCCCGCCGCGCACGCCGCGCCGCCTGGGCCGGTTCCCCGCGCAGGGCGGCGGGACGACGGACGACGACGCGCGCACCGTCGCCGAGCGCGCCGCGGCGACCATGCGCCGCGGCTGGTCGTGGCTGCCGTTCGTGCCGACGTACCGCGTCGACGTGCACGACGAGGGCGGCGGCACGTGGTCGGCCGCGGGGGAGCGCGGGTACCTGCGCGAGACCGGCAACCTGGTGTTCCACCTCGCGCTCGTCGGGCTCCTCGTGTCCGTCGCGACGGGTCAGCTGCTGCACTACCGCGGCCAGGCGATCGTCGTGCAGGGCCGTGGGTTCGCGAACGCGCAGGTCGACTACGACACGTTCGAGAACGGGACGGGCTTCGACCCGTCGACGCTCGTGCCGTTCACGCTGCGGCTCGACGAGTTCGACGCGCGGTTCGACCCCGAGACGCTGCAGTCCCGCGACTTCACCGCGCACGTCACGCTGACCGAGCCGGGCGAGGAGCCGCAGGAGCGGACCATCAAGGTCAACCACCCGCTCACGGCGGGCGGCGCGAAGGTGTATCTGCAGGGCAACGGGTACGCGCCCGAGCTCACGGTCCGCGACGCGGCCGGCGAGGTCGCGTTCGCGGGTGCCGTGCCGTTCCTCCCGCAGGACGAGGTCTACACGTCGCGCGGCGTCGTCAAGGTGCCCGACGTGTCCGGCGACCAGGAGCAGGTCGGCATCGTCGGCTACCTCCTGCCCACGGCGAGCCAGGTCTCCGACACCCTGTACCGCTCGACGGACCCGCAGCCGGGCGACCCGCTGCTGGTGCTGTCGGTGTGGTCCGGCAACCTGGGGCTGGACACGGGCGTGCCGCAGAACGTCTACGAGCTCGACGAGTCCCGCATGGAGCAGGCCGTCGACGCCGACGGGAGCGCCGTGACGCTGTACGTCCGCCCGGGCGAGACGGTCGAGCTGCCCGACGGCCTCGGCACCCTCACGTTCGACGGCCTCCCGCGGTTCGTCGCGCTCGACCTCCGGCACGACCCCGCGCTGGCCTTCGTGCTCGTGTTCTCGCTGCTCGCGTTCGCGGGCCTCGCGGCCAGCCTGTTCGCGCCCCGCCGCCGCGTGTGGGTACGTGCCACGCCCGGGGCCGGCGACGACGCGGGCCGTACAGTGGTCACCGCAGCCGGTCTGGCCCGCGGGGACGACGTCGGTCTCCAGCCCGAGCTCGACCGCCTGCTGGCCGCCACGCTGCCGCCCGTCCCGACCCGACCGCAGGCACCCGACGCCCCGGCTCCCGCCGGCCCGGGAGCCGTCCCGCCCAGCCCGTCCGCCCCGACCGTCCCCCGAGGAAGCGCGACATGA